The Clostridium bornimense genome includes a region encoding these proteins:
- a CDS encoding WYL domain-containing protein — MFSDFIKHYDNIRVILRSIFLYGCFSLERLEEKTTLSTRKISYELRRIRQYIEKDFIKTDMDGRNKLLNLSYDPITNNKNFLVSTYYNKSFTKTSLLLYFYILLVVDENKKSLNDIENNLSSYWSIDDISSKTIERKLKEMSNELDIIKMEKVGRTYFYSIKDDILKDFSNDELEKLYYTISLYKNVKMPIVAGYYVEDTLKRYIVQERKLDLDFKEVFQYKNLHFHPIIEEEILWIIIKAINEGFGIKYKSTIRRRNTDKEEILYPYKIRYDTKQGRLYVISFNSKKRCINTRMDRIKDLKVVKGEYNIINKEELYKKTMDKSWSAVPNNRDGYYEKLRFVVNVENEEKYILRKIKSELKNYKMEVIEGKYYFNLEVNDSWEMIPWFREYCGYITILEPKWLKKKIEFDWVEVLKNYGVI; from the coding sequence ATGTTTAGCGATTTTATAAAACATTATGATAATATAAGAGTTATTCTTAGAAGTATTTTTTTATATGGATGCTTTTCTTTAGAGAGACTTGAAGAAAAGACGACTTTAAGCACTAGGAAGATAAGTTATGAATTAAGAAGAATAAGACAATATATAGAAAAAGATTTTATAAAAACAGATATGGATGGAAGAAATAAGCTTTTAAATTTGAGCTATGATCCTATAACTAATAATAAAAATTTTTTGGTAAGTACATATTATAATAAAAGCTTTACTAAAACATCTCTGCTACTATATTTTTACATATTATTAGTTGTTGATGAAAATAAAAAATCCTTAAATGATATAGAAAATAACCTAAGTTCATATTGGAGTATTGATGATATCTCAAGTAAAACTATAGAAAGAAAATTAAAAGAGATGTCAAATGAATTGGATATTATCAAGATGGAAAAGGTAGGAAGAACATATTTTTATTCCATTAAAGATGATATATTAAAAGATTTTTCGAATGATGAGTTAGAAAAATTGTATTATACTATAAGTTTATATAAAAATGTAAAAATGCCTATTGTAGCTGGATATTACGTAGAGGACACCTTAAAAAGATATATAGTTCAGGAAAGAAAACTTGATTTGGATTTTAAAGAAGTGTTTCAATATAAAAACCTTCATTTTCATCCTATCATAGAAGAAGAAATATTATGGATTATCATTAAAGCTATAAATGAAGGTTTCGGAATAAAGTACAAGTCTACAATAAGAAGAAGAAATACTGATAAGGAAGAAATATTGTACCCCTATAAAATACGATATGATACAAAACAAGGACGCTTGTATGTAATATCTTTTAATAGTAAAAAAAGATGTATAAATACTAGAATGGATAGAATAAAGGACCTAAAGGTAGTTAAAGGAGAATATAATATAATTAATAAGGAAGAGTTATACAAAAAAACTATGGATAAAAGTTGGTCTGCAGTTCCAAATAATAGAGATGGATATTATGAAAAACTACGATTTGTGGTAAACGTAGAAAATGAAGAAAAATATATATTAAGAAAGATAAAAAGTGAACTTAAAAATTATAAAATGGAAGTTATTGAAGGAAAGTATTATTTTAATTTAGAAGTTAATGATTCATGGGAGATGATACCTTGGTTTCGAGAATATTGTGGATATATTACTATATTAGAACCTAAGTGGCTTAAAAAAAAGATTGAATTCGATTGGGTAGAGGTATTAAAAAATTATGGAGTTATTTGA
- a CDS encoding TIGR00266 family protein, translated as MEERFQLMYGNTNKVLKINAKMGDKYTVEAGAMVSMSDVFEIKAKTGGLGKTLGRMFSGKSMFIQHFTAREDGELLLAPQFLGDIEIIEMDGSKNYRLGKSSFLASTSGIDVKTKSGGLNGMLSGEGLIQMEVMGTGTLFISAYGAIHKKSLCAGESYIVDSNHLVLWDSNLRYTTELASGFFGSIVGGEGLVCKFQGPGDIWLQTRNPANLLVNSSK; from the coding sequence ATGGAAGAAAGATTTCAATTGATGTATGGAAATACAAATAAAGTATTAAAGATTAATGCAAAAATGGGTGATAAGTATACAGTAGAAGCTGGAGCTATGGTGTCTATGAGCGATGTATTTGAAATTAAAGCTAAGACAGGCGGATTAGGTAAAACTCTAGGTAGAATGTTTTCAGGTAAATCAATGTTTATACAGCATTTTACTGCTAGGGAAGATGGAGAACTATTATTAGCACCTCAATTTCTTGGCGATATTGAAATTATTGAAATGGATGGAAGTAAAAATTATAGATTAGGTAAATCTAGCTTTCTTGCTTCAACATCAGGAATAGATGTAAAAACAAAGTCTGGGGGACTTAATGGAATGTTATCTGGTGAAGGATTAATCCAAATGGAAGTTATGGGGACAGGAACATTATTTATTAGTGCTTATGGAGCTATACATAAAAAATCCCTTTGTGCTGGTGAATCATATATCGTAGATTCAAATCATTTAGTGTTATGGGATAGTAACTTAAGATATACTACTGAACTAGCTTCAGGTTTCTTTGGGTCAATAGTTGGTGGTGAAGGATTGGTATGTAAGTTTCAAGGGCCTGGAGATATTTGGTTACAGACAAGAAATCCCGCTAATTTATTGGTGAATAGTTCAAAATAA
- a CDS encoding RNA-splicing ligase RtcB — translation MLEIKGHYSNALVFTDVIEEEAKNQIKTLCDQSFAYGSKIRIMPDTHAGAGCVIGFTANLGDKVIPNIVGVDIGCGMLTVELGKVNINFQQLDKIIRKYIPCGIEVHQGKIAKFPKLLSLKCIREINKTRRIERAIGSLGGGNHFIEVNKNDKGDYFLVIHSGSRNLGKQVAEYYQSLAIDLCSGKEKYFKERDQLILNYKAEGRRNEIQEALKELQKEYEELIPKYPKDLCFLTGKYREDYLHDMEICQEYATLNRETMANIILDKLFNMKLNDFEFFHTVHNYINFKDNIIRKGSISAYDNEKLLIPINMRDGSILCKGKGNEQWNYSAPHGAGRVFSRKKAKEVLSLEEFKKSMEGIYTTSISEYTLDEAPMAYKSIKEILKYLEETVKEIEIIKPVYNFKASK, via the coding sequence ATGTTAGAGATAAAAGGACACTATAGTAATGCATTAGTTTTTACAGATGTTATAGAAGAAGAAGCAAAAAATCAAATAAAAACATTATGTGATCAAAGTTTTGCTTATGGAAGTAAAATAAGAATAATGCCAGATACTCATGCTGGCGCAGGATGTGTCATTGGTTTTACTGCGAACTTAGGAGATAAAGTTATTCCGAATATAGTTGGTGTGGATATTGGTTGTGGTATGTTAACTGTTGAATTAGGTAAAGTTAATATTAATTTTCAACAATTAGATAAAATAATAAGAAAATATATTCCATGCGGTATTGAAGTACATCAAGGGAAAATCGCTAAATTTCCTAAACTACTATCGCTTAAATGTATTAGAGAAATTAATAAAACTCGTCGTATTGAAAGAGCTATAGGTTCTTTAGGCGGAGGGAACCATTTTATAGAAGTAAATAAAAATGATAAAGGAGACTATTTCTTAGTAATACATTCTGGAAGTAGAAATCTTGGTAAGCAAGTGGCAGAGTATTATCAATCATTAGCTATAGATTTATGCAGTGGTAAAGAAAAATATTTTAAAGAAAGAGATCAGTTAATATTAAACTATAAAGCAGAAGGAAGAAGAAATGAAATACAAGAAGCACTAAAAGAACTACAAAAAGAATATGAAGAGTTGATTCCTAAATATCCAAAAGATTTATGTTTTTTAACAGGAAAATATCGCGAAGATTATCTTCACGACATGGAAATTTGTCAAGAATATGCAACGCTAAACAGAGAGACAATGGCGAATATAATCTTAGATAAACTTTTTAATATGAAATTAAATGATTTTGAGTTCTTTCATACAGTTCATAACTATATTAATTTTAAAGATAATATTATAAGAAAAGGCAGTATATCAGCATATGATAATGAGAAGTTATTAATTCCAATTAATATGCGTGATGGAAGTATACTTTGCAAAGGAAAAGGAAATGAACAGTGGAATTATTCTGCACCTCATGGAGCTGGAAGGGTCTTTAGTAGGAAAAAGGCTAAAGAAGTATTATCACTAGAAGAGTTTAAAAAGTCAATGGAAGGTATATATACTACATCTATAAGCGAATATACTCTTGATGAAGCACCTATGGCTTATAAGTCTATAAAAGAAATTTTGAAATATCTTGAAGAAACCGTTAAAGAAATTGAAATAATAAAGCCTGTTTATAATTTTAAAGCAAGTAAATAG
- a CDS encoding mechanosensitive ion channel family protein yields the protein MKDIIDFLISKTNINIAISLVVLIMSLVLSRFLVKLVLKIILKFPRRSRSGIKTKIVASIEKPAIFFVLVLGVFIALYIFPYTFNYIKQGIFNKIYITINICLVIWASYNLCDINSIILEKAEGIFNFNLDKGVSVLMSRLLKLIVVIIGATLILQTWNYDISVVVASFGVFSAVIALAAKDYLTNVFSGLIMITDRPFSIGDYVETEFGVGIVEDISFRTTKIRSFDKAIITVPNSKLSSNSITNYSRRDSRRASFTVGISYETKIDKIKVVVDKIRDMLYENQEVDDDTIICHFDSFGDSSLNIFLNFYINKSEWVEYLAEKEKINIAIMRILEKEGVEIAFPSQTIYLSNPSKNTEI from the coding sequence ATGAAAGATATTATTGATTTTTTAATATCCAAGACAAATATAAATATTGCAATTTCTCTTGTAGTATTAATAATGTCTTTAGTATTAAGTAGGTTTTTAGTGAAATTAGTTTTGAAAATAATATTAAAATTTCCAAGGAGATCTAGGTCAGGAATAAAGACAAAGATAGTAGCATCAATAGAAAAGCCGGCAATATTTTTCGTTTTAGTTCTTGGTGTTTTTATTGCTTTATATATTTTTCCTTATACATTTAACTACATAAAGCAAGGTATATTTAATAAAATATACATTACTATAAATATATGTTTAGTAATATGGGCATCTTATAATCTTTGTGATATTAATTCCATCATTTTAGAGAAGGCAGAAGGAATATTTAATTTCAATCTAGATAAAGGTGTTAGTGTCTTAATGTCTAGACTACTGAAACTTATAGTTGTGATAATTGGAGCTACTTTAATACTACAAACTTGGAATTATGATATAAGTGTAGTAGTAGCAAGTTTTGGTGTTTTTTCAGCAGTAATAGCATTAGCTGCAAAAGATTACCTTACTAATGTATTTAGCGGATTGATTATGATAACTGATAGGCCTTTTTCCATTGGAGATTATGTAGAAACAGAATTTGGTGTTGGCATTGTGGAAGATATATCTTTTAGAACTACGAAGATACGAAGCTTTGATAAAGCTATAATTACAGTACCAAATTCAAAGCTATCTAGTAATTCTATTACTAATTATTCAAGACGTGATTCAAGAAGAGCCTCATTTACTGTCGGAATATCTTATGAAACTAAAATTGATAAGATTAAGGTTGTAGTTGATAAAATAAGAGATATGTTATATGAAAATCAAGAGGTTGATGATGATACTATAATATGCCACTTTGATAGTTTTGGAGATAGTAGTTTAAATATATTTTTAAATTTTTATATAAATAAAAGTGAGTGGGTTGAGTATTTAGCTGAGAAAGAAAAGATAAATATTGCTATCATGAGAATATTGGAAAAAGAAGGGGTAGAAATAGCCTTTCCAAGTCAAACTATTTATCTTTCTAATCCTTCAAAAAATACTGAAATATAG
- a CDS encoding 4Fe-4S double cluster binding domain-containing protein has product MIIKMLKEEALKHNDKIEIVSIERLKDLKTEIEEFKSHNELNGFQNWIVNDLYDFDLPSLDFIAKSIIIVALHHPFYADVKLNYQNKVYNTKCLVRSDFHGSKRYIKDFVNLQGYNLKETKSIPLKRLAVQSGLAVYGKNNITYIDGMGSNLSYIAFYTDIPCFEDHWRPVCHFEFCDKCGNCVKHCPTGAIKKDSFLIDNEKCLSCINESAGDFPHWIPKNIHHTLYDCLRCQEHCPMNKSIINDKIGPITFTEEETSMLLDGKGPDDFPEEFLAKISNLGLFDWRDALPRNINAIIQANSN; this is encoded by the coding sequence ATGATTATTAAAATGTTAAAAGAAGAAGCACTAAAACATAACGACAAAATTGAAATTGTATCAATAGAAAGATTAAAAGATCTTAAAACGGAAATAGAAGAATTTAAATCTCACAATGAATTAAATGGATTTCAAAACTGGATAGTAAATGATCTTTACGATTTTGATTTACCATCATTAGATTTTATAGCAAAATCTATAATAATTGTTGCACTACATCATCCTTTTTATGCTGATGTAAAACTAAATTATCAGAATAAAGTATATAATACAAAATGCTTAGTTCGTTCCGATTTTCATGGCTCAAAAAGATATATAAAAGACTTTGTTAATTTACAGGGATATAATCTAAAAGAAACTAAATCTATTCCATTAAAAAGACTCGCTGTGCAAAGTGGACTTGCGGTCTATGGCAAAAATAATATTACATATATTGATGGTATGGGAAGTAATCTGTCATATATAGCCTTCTACACAGATATCCCTTGCTTCGAAGATCACTGGAGACCTGTTTGTCATTTCGAATTTTGTGATAAGTGTGGAAACTGTGTTAAACACTGTCCAACGGGAGCAATCAAAAAAGATTCTTTCTTGATTGATAATGAAAAGTGTCTTTCTTGTATTAATGAAAGTGCTGGTGATTTTCCTCATTGGATTCCTAAAAATATTCATCACACTTTATATGATTGCCTTAGATGTCAAGAACATTGCCCTATGAATAAATCTATTATAAATGATAAAATTGGTCCTATAACTTTTACCGAAGAAGAAACTTCCATGCTTCTTGACGGTAAAGGCCCAGATGATTTTCCAGAAGAGTTTCTAGCTAAAATAAGTAACTTAGGTCTTTTTGACTGGCGTGATGCCTTACCTAGAAATATTAATGCCATTATTCAAGCTAATAGTAATTAG
- a CDS encoding LCP family protein — MNKKNNNKVKKFKRVFKRVFLLLLILILIGCIWIYITLSSLNNGNETTATDNVALRDPVNILLYGMDNVPGSPASRTDTIMIMHYDPETKDTTLVSLPRDTMISQDTYEPKVIGRTAKLTEVHYDSQLAYDIDTARDNLINAVKNFFGINSINYYVSIDYNGFSEIIDAIGGVDIVPIYNMKYHDPVDNLEIDFEKGKEYHLNGEDALKFVRWRKNDDGVESETDGSDLGRIENQRYFISALINELSSPLGIIKTPSLISKGCRYIKTDLPANKILAYTLSILKSGNDNLTSETLKGSTKNVNGTDYFVYNASENRDIINMLNSGNNEDIEDRSDLYVTIRNSSGKDGLAGKLREKLVNQYGYTYDNITTETGASLVNKSSIIVSSNSSISNLDSLCDEIDIDNIYTEDNYNNDITIIIGRDFSD, encoded by the coding sequence ATGAATAAAAAAAATAATAATAAAGTCAAAAAATTTAAAAGAGTTTTTAAAAGAGTTTTTCTTTTATTATTGATATTAATTTTAATTGGTTGTATTTGGATTTATATCACATTATCATCTTTAAATAACGGTAACGAAACAACTGCTACAGATAATGTAGCATTAAGAGATCCAGTAAATATTCTACTTTATGGAATGGATAATGTACCAGGTTCTCCTGCTAGTAGAACTGATACAATTATGATAATGCATTATGATCCAGAAACAAAGGATACAACTTTAGTTTCTTTACCAAGAGATACGATGATTAGCCAAGATACTTACGAACCAAAAGTAATTGGAAGAACAGCGAAATTGACAGAAGTACATTATGATTCTCAGCTTGCTTATGATATTGATACTGCTCGTGATAATTTAATTAATGCGGTAAAGAATTTTTTTGGAATTAATAGTATTAATTATTATGTATCCATTGATTACAATGGATTCTCTGAAATAATTGATGCAATAGGTGGAGTAGATATTGTTCCTATTTATAATATGAAGTATCATGACCCTGTGGATAACTTAGAAATAGATTTTGAAAAAGGTAAAGAATATCATTTAAATGGTGAAGATGCATTAAAATTTGTTCGTTGGAGAAAGAATGATGATGGTGTAGAAAGTGAAACTGATGGAAGTGATTTGGGACGTATCGAAAATCAACGTTATTTTATTAGTGCTCTTATAAATGAATTATCATCTCCATTAGGGATAATTAAAACACCGTCACTTATTAGTAAGGGATGCCGTTATATAAAAACTGATCTACCTGCTAATAAAATTCTTGCTTATACTCTATCTATATTAAAATCAGGTAATGATAATTTGACTTCGGAAACATTAAAGGGATCAACAAAAAATGTTAATGGAACTGATTATTTTGTATATAATGCCAGTGAAAATAGAGATATTATTAATATGCTAAATAGTGGAAATAACGAAGATATAGAAGATAGAAGTGATCTATATGTAACAATTAGAAATTCAAGTGGTAAAGATGGATTAGCAGGTAAATTAAGAGAAAAACTAGTAAATCAATATGGATATACTTATGATAATATCACTACAGAAACAGGAGCATCATTAGTTAATAAAAGTTCTATTATTGTAAGTAGCAATAGTTCAATATCTAATCTAGATTCCCTATGTGATGAAATTGATATAGATAATATATATACAGAGGACAATTACAATAACGATATTACTATAATTATTGGTAGAGATTTCAGTGATTAA
- a CDS encoding class I SAM-dependent DNA methyltransferase — MYFDYVAKEWDTPRRIERAKIISKEISRSIDNIEIKSAMEFGCGTGLISLNLVNKFKNITLIDNSEEMIQIVNKKISECDFQNIKSICDNITDMKINDTYDVIYSSMSLHHIVNVKKVLNKLYYSLNSDGVLCIVDLNEENGRFHKNEEDFNGHNGFNQQWLKEVVEEVGFKSVKSRTFYNGRKNIDGEEVPYSLFILSALKEDRGYLIEV, encoded by the coding sequence ATGTATTTTGATTATGTTGCAAAGGAATGGGACACCCCTAGAAGAATTGAGAGAGCAAAGATAATTTCAAAAGAGATATCACGAAGTATAGACAATATTGAAATAAAATCTGCAATGGAGTTTGGATGCGGAACAGGACTTATATCATTAAATTTAGTAAATAAGTTTAAAAATATCACACTTATAGATAATTCAGAAGAAATGATTCAAATAGTTAATAAGAAAATTAGTGAATGTGATTTTCAAAATATAAAATCAATATGTGATAATATCACTGATATGAAAATCAATGATACATATGATGTTATTTATAGTTCAATGTCGTTACATCATATAGTTAATGTTAAAAAAGTATTAAATAAGCTATATTATTCTTTAAATAGTGATGGAGTACTTTGTATTGTAGATTTAAATGAAGAAAATGGAAGATTTCATAAAAATGAAGAAGATTTTAATGGTCATAATGGATTTAATCAGCAATGGCTTAAAGAAGTTGTTGAAGAAGTAGGTTTTAAAAGTGTTAAATCACGTACATTTTACAATGGAAGAAAAAATATAGATGGAGAAGAAGTTCCATATTCCTTATTTATTTTATCAGCTTTAAAAGAAGATAGAGGTTATTTAATAGAGGTATAA
- a CDS encoding sensor histidine kinase produces MNIRKLYRNPEVKKITIKYLLLLIAAIITISAIAFFITRNINKKIIENNTIIISKFTEKMDIGDIISDLPKVHNKEDFSKAKEVMKSYGYDDEMSKDSNELIVYFYKEIFITFSIFFIIIFSILYFFYIRELKRIYINIDDIVNKVSSMSYGEYKSIEGDFNEGDMAILISSLNYMGERVNNSINLLTKEKENLKDYLSDISHQLKTPLSSLIMLNDLLKENEDMPYTDRIKFLNKCDEQLSRMEWLIMNLLKVGRLEAGAVVFQKELEPLNETINIAISSLKETIKSKSQNLVITGDLDSELLHDKEWLAEAFTNIIKNSVEHTKEGGEIKIEVVNGPLITKVYIKDNGKGIPKEMQKNIFKRFYKGENSKDPKSIGIGLSLSKTIIEGLGGEIKVDSEEGKGTTFIISFLRK; encoded by the coding sequence ATGAATATTAGAAAATTATATCGAAATCCAGAGGTCAAAAAAATTACAATAAAATACCTTCTTCTACTAATAGCTGCTATTATAACTATTAGTGCTATAGCTTTTTTTATAACTAGAAATATAAATAAAAAAATTATTGAGAATAATACAATTATTATTTCAAAATTTACTGAAAAAATGGACATAGGAGATATTATAAGTGATTTACCTAAAGTACATAATAAAGAAGATTTTTCAAAAGCTAAAGAGGTAATGAAAAGTTATGGTTATGATGATGAAATGTCAAAAGATTCTAATGAGCTAATCGTATATTTTTACAAAGAAATATTTATAACATTTTCTATATTTTTTATTATCATATTTAGTATTTTATATTTCTTTTATATTAGAGAACTAAAAAGAATATATATTAATATAGATGATATCGTAAATAAAGTTTCATCAATGTCATACGGAGAGTATAAAAGTATTGAGGGTGATTTTAATGAAGGAGATATGGCAATATTAATTTCTTCATTGAATTATATGGGCGAGAGAGTGAATAATTCTATTAATTTATTAACAAAAGAAAAAGAAAATTTAAAGGATTATCTTTCAGATATTTCTCACCAATTAAAAACACCGCTGTCATCATTAATAATGTTAAATGATTTGTTAAAAGAAAATGAAGATATGCCTTATACTGATAGAATAAAATTTTTAAACAAGTGTGATGAGCAACTTAGTAGAATGGAATGGCTAATTATGAATTTACTAAAAGTAGGAAGATTGGAAGCTGGGGCAGTTGTTTTTCAAAAAGAATTAGAGCCGCTTAATGAAACAATAAATATTGCTATCTCCTCTTTAAAAGAAACTATAAAAAGTAAAAGTCAGAATCTTGTTATTACTGGAGATTTAGATTCAGAATTACTTCATGATAAAGAGTGGCTTGCAGAGGCTTTCACAAATATAATTAAAAATAGTGTTGAACATACAAAAGAAGGTGGAGAAATAAAAATTGAAGTTGTTAACGGTCCATTAATAACTAAAGTTTATATTAAAGATAACGGAAAAGGTATACCAAAGGAGATGCAAAAGAATATTTTTAAGAGGTTTTATAAAGGGGAAAACAGTAAGGATCCTAAGAGCATTGGTATAGGATTATCATTATCTAAAACTATTATAGAAGGATTAGGAGGAGAAATTAAAGTAGATAGTGAAGAAGGAAAAGGTACTACTTTTATAATTAGCTTTTTAAGAAAATAA
- a CDS encoding WYL domain-containing protein, translating to MELFEESKNRYFSLITEILNLSVSGLEENKIIQIINDGEYEEKVIGKNQQSFEGLILNQYDNTDNFNLLEKKEDKYYSVGGKVPIRFTKVEKIWIREMLKDSNCRELLGEELAIKLDKELNINEEIDISSIIERTNLEDKYESKFPIENFNILLEAIRDDKEIIYDNKDYKNERAVPLKIEYDIRSDVLRTSMYYIDEERLVLVNLSSMSNIKVTNDKKCKLEKDEIYKQLRENKRCKEPIVFQVKDKRQAMERCFMTFSSFERTSKIIKDNVYEITLYYYTFQEEEIIRKILSLGSYITVLEPTNIKEKIIKRVKKAIEREVK from the coding sequence ATGGAGTTATTTGAAGAAAGTAAAAATAGATATTTTTCCTTAATAACTGAAATATTAAATTTATCAGTCTCAGGATTAGAAGAAAATAAAATAATTCAGATTATTAATGATGGGGAATATGAAGAGAAGGTTATAGGTAAAAATCAACAGTCATTCGAAGGATTAATACTGAATCAATATGATAATACTGATAATTTTAATTTATTAGAAAAGAAAGAAGATAAATATTATTCAGTAGGAGGAAAAGTTCCGATACGGTTTACAAAAGTTGAAAAAATATGGATAAGAGAGATGTTAAAGGATAGTAATTGTAGAGAATTGTTAGGAGAAGAGTTAGCAATAAAACTAGACAAAGAGTTGAACATCAATGAAGAAATTGATATCTCGTCTATTATTGAAAGAACTAACTTAGAAGATAAATATGAAAGCAAATTTCCTATTGAGAATTTTAATATATTACTAGAAGCTATAAGAGACGACAAAGAAATAATATATGATAATAAAGACTATAAAAATGAAAGGGCTGTGCCTCTTAAAATAGAATATGATATAAGAAGTGATGTGTTAAGAACGTCAATGTATTATATTGACGAAGAAAGATTAGTTCTTGTTAATCTTTCTTCAATGTCTAATATTAAAGTAACAAATGATAAAAAATGCAAATTAGAAAAAGATGAAATATACAAACAATTAAGAGAAAATAAACGTTGCAAAGAACCAATTGTTTTTCAAGTTAAAGATAAGAGACAAGCAATGGAGAGATGTTTTATGACGTTTTCATCCTTTGAAAGAACTAGCAAGATAATCAAAGATAATGTATATGAAATTACGTTATATTACTATACATTTCAAGAAGAAGAAATTATACGGAAAATACTAAGTTTAGGATCTTATATTACAGTATTAGAACCAACTAATATTAAAGAAAAAATTATTAAAAGAGTAAAGAAAGCTATTGAGAGGGAGGTAAAGTAA
- a CDS encoding response regulator transcription factor, with the protein MRILLIEDDETLSMGIEYSLKNEGYEVSIANNIEEGRKATSNEIFDLILLDVTLPDGNGYDFCREIRNNSDIPIIFLTACDEEVNIVLGLDLGADDYLTKPIRVRELIARINAVFRRKNVKRDISDKIIYKDLTILPLKYEVYKDRNKVQLTSVEYKLMLMMIENKGNVLTRKQLLEKLWDVEGNFVEEKTLNVYIKRLREKLGEDDSIAYIETVRGIGYRWIGDDN; encoded by the coding sequence ATGAGAATTTTATTAATTGAAGATGATGAAACATTGTCAATGGGAATAGAGTATTCGTTAAAGAATGAAGGTTATGAAGTTTCTATTGCTAATAATATAGAGGAAGGAAGAAAGGCTACAAGTAATGAAATTTTTGACCTTATTCTACTAGATGTAACGTTACCAGATGGAAATGGATATGATTTTTGTAGAGAAATACGAAATAACAGTGATATACCTATTATTTTTCTAACAGCATGTGATGAAGAAGTAAATATAGTTTTAGGACTAGATCTCGGAGCAGATGATTATTTAACTAAACCAATAAGAGTAAGAGAACTTATTGCTAGAATTAATGCAGTATTTAGAAGAAAGAATGTTAAGAGAGACATTTCCGATAAAATAATTTATAAAGACTTAACGATATTGCCCTTAAAGTATGAAGTATATAAGGATAGAAATAAGGTACAATTAACTTCTGTAGAATATAAGCTTATGTTAATGATGATAGAAAATAAAGGAAATGTATTAACAAGAAAACAGCTTTTAGAAAAGCTTTGGGATGTTGAAGGAAATTTTGTAGAAGAAAAAACCCTAAATGTATATATAAAAAGATTAAGAGAGAAGTTAGGTGAAGATGATTCAATAGCATATATAGAAACTGTTAGAGGCATTGGCTATAGATGGATCGGGGATGATAATTAA